One Candidatus Methylomirabilota bacterium genomic window carries:
- a CDS encoding ABC transporter substrate-binding protein: MKYLASASAPGILHTVLPILIVVLALAWVQGAWAGPPTDQLRDGVQRVVAILMAPELSGDTKIDERSAAVNKVADEIFDFSETAKRSLGQHWAQRTVAEREEFVRLFTELLQRTYLSKVDKYNSEMTFREDVVDGDQAIVRTTLLLGKAGGMSLDYRMHQRGDRWQVYDLSINGISLVASYRSQFDRIVRADSYDGLVARLKSRQFGFPAPVAGSSGGRPAR; encoded by the coding sequence ATGAAATATTTGGCCTCGGCATCAGCACCGGGCATCCTGCACACGGTCCTACCGATTCTGATTGTGGTCCTCGCGCTCGCCTGGGTTCAGGGCGCGTGGGCAGGACCTCCCACCGATCAGCTCCGCGATGGGGTCCAACGGGTGGTCGCCATCCTCATGGCCCCAGAGCTGAGCGGCGATACCAAGATCGACGAGCGCAGCGCCGCCGTCAACAAAGTCGCCGACGAGATCTTCGACTTTAGCGAGACGGCGAAGCGGTCCCTCGGGCAACATTGGGCCCAGCGAACGGTGGCTGAGCGTGAAGAGTTCGTTCGCCTCTTCACCGAGTTGCTCCAGCGCACGTACCTCTCCAAGGTGGACAAGTACAATTCCGAGATGACGTTCCGGGAAGACGTCGTCGATGGGGACCAGGCCATCGTGCGGACGACGCTCCTCCTCGGCAAAGCGGGCGGGATGTCGCTCGACTACCGGATGCACCAGCGCGGCGACCGCTGGCAAGTCTATGACCTCAGTATCAACGGGATCAGCCTCGTGGCAAGCTACCGGTCGCAATTCGACAGGATCGTCCGGGCCGATTCCTATGACGGCCTGGTGGCGAGACTCAAATCACGCCAGTTCGGATTTCCAGCGCCCGTGGCGGGCTCTTCCGGAGGGAGGCCGGCACGATGA